In Turicibacter sanguinis, a genomic segment contains:
- the rplN gene encoding 50S ribosomal protein L14, protein MIQQETRLRVADNSGAKELLAIKILGGSHKKTGNIGDVIVATVKSAAPGGVVKKGDVVKAVIVRTKTGARRADGSYIKFDENAAVIIKDDKSPRGTRIFGPVARELRDKEFMRIVSLAPEVL, encoded by the coding sequence ATGATTCAACAAGAAACACGTTTAAGAGTTGCTGATAACTCTGGTGCAAAGGAATTATTAGCAATTAAAATTTTAGGTGGTTCTCACAAAAAAACTGGTAACATCGGTGATGTTATTGTTGCTACAGTTAAGTCAGCAGCGCCAGGTGGAGTTGTAAAAAAAGGTGATGTAGTTAAAGCAGTAATCGTCCGTACGAAAACTGGAGCTCGTCGTGCTGATGGATCATATATTAAATTTGATGAAAATGCAGCAGTTATTATTAAAGACGATAAATCTCCACGTGGTACTCGTATCTTCGGACCAGTAGCTCGTGAATTACGCGATAAAGAATTTATGCGTATTGTTTCATTAGCTCCAGAAGTTCTTTAA
- the rplX gene encoding 50S ribosomal protein L24 codes for MHIKTGDKVVVISGKDKGKEGVVLSAQPSTNKVTVEGVNVVKKHVRPSQMNPDGGIVEFEAPIHASNVMIVDPKSGKPTRVGFKFVDGKKVRFAKKSGEVL; via the coding sequence ATGCATATTAAAACTGGAGATAAAGTAGTAGTTATTTCAGGTAAAGATAAAGGTAAAGAAGGTGTTGTTCTTTCAGCTCAACCATCAACTAACAAAGTAACTGTTGAAGGTGTGAATGTTGTTAAGAAACACGTACGTCCTTCTCAAATGAACCCAGATGGTGGTATTGTTGAATTTGAAGCACCAATCCATGCATCTAACGTAATGATCGTAGATCCAAAGAGTGGAAAACCAACACGCGTAGGATTTAAATTCGTTGACGGTAAAAAAGTACGCTTCGCTAAAAAATCTGGTGAAGTTTTATAA
- the rplE gene encoding 50S ribosomal protein L5, protein MNRLRQKYENEIKNSMVEKFGYKSVMEIPNIDKIVINMGIGEAVSNSKVLDEAVAELALITGQKPVVTRAKKSIAGFRLREGMPIGCKVTLRGERMYDFLDKLVSISLPRVRDFRGVSKKSFDGRGNYTLGVKEQLIFPEIDFDKVSKVRGMDIVVVTTANTDEEARELLTQLGMPFQK, encoded by the coding sequence ATGAATCGTTTACGTCAAAAATATGAAAATGAAATTAAAAACTCAATGGTTGAAAAATTCGGTTATAAATCAGTAATGGAAATTCCTAATATTGATAAAATCGTAATCAACATGGGTATCGGAGAAGCTGTAAGCAACTCTAAAGTATTAGATGAGGCTGTTGCTGAATTAGCGTTAATCACTGGTCAAAAACCAGTTGTTACACGTGCTAAAAAATCAATCGCTGGATTCCGTCTACGTGAAGGAATGCCAATCGGATGTAAAGTTACATTACGTGGTGAGCGTATGTATGATTTCTTAGATAAATTAGTATCAATCTCGTTACCTCGTGTACGTGACTTCCGCGGTGTTTCTAAAAAATCGTTTGATGGACGTGGAAACTATACATTAGGTGTTAAAGAACAATTAATTTTCCCTGAAATCGATTTTGATAAAGTAAGTAAAGTTCGCGGAATGGATATCGTTGTAGTTACAACTGCTAACACAGATGAAGAAGCTCGTGAGTTGTTAACTCAATTAGGGATGCCATTTCAAAAATAA
- a CDS encoding type Z 30S ribosomal protein S14, which yields MAKKSMIIKQQRKQKFEVREYTRCERCGRPHSVLRKFKLCRICFRELAYKGQIPGVKKASW from the coding sequence ATGGCTAAAAAATCTATGATTATCAAACAACAGCGTAAACAAAAATTCGAAGTACGTGAATATACACGTTGCGAGCGTTGTGGTCGTCCACACTCTGTCTTACGCAAATTCAAATTATGCCGTATTTGCTTCCGTGAATTAGCATATAAAGGACAAATTCCAGGTGTTAAAAAAGCAAGCTGGTAA
- the rpsH gene encoding 30S ribosomal protein S8, protein MVMTDPIADMLTRIRNANQMRHEVVEMPASKMKREVLELLKREGFVRDVEYIEDNKQGVLRVALKYGKNNERVITGLKRISKPGLRVYVKNTEVPKVLNGLGIAILSTSKGIMTDKEARQQQVGGEVLAYVW, encoded by the coding sequence ATGGTAATGACAGATCCAATTGCAGATATGTTAACACGTATTCGTAACGCAAACCAAATGCGTCATGAAGTGGTTGAGATGCCAGCTTCAAAAATGAAACGTGAAGTATTAGAATTATTAAAGCGTGAAGGTTTCGTTCGCGATGTAGAATATATTGAAGATAATAAACAAGGTGTTTTACGTGTTGCTTTAAAATACGGTAAAAACAACGAACGTGTTATCACAGGATTAAAACGTATCTCTAAACCAGGTTTACGTGTATACGTTAAAAATACAGAGGTTCCTAAAGTATTAAATGGATTAGGTATCGCTATCCTTTCTACTTCTAAAGGAATCATGACTGATAAAGAAGCTCGTCAACAACAAGTTGGTGGAGAAGTATTAGCATACGTTTGGTAA
- the rplF gene encoding 50S ribosomal protein L6, with translation MSRIGNKPVALPSGVEVIVAENNLVTVKGPKGELTRTFNSNMQFNVEGNEVTVVRPDDQKTNKMLHGTTRALLNNMVVGVSEGFTRELEIIGVGYRAQKQGEKLVLSAGYSHPVEMEAPAGVTVEVPNNTTVVVKGIDKQVVGEFAANIRAVRAPEPYKGKGIRYKGEQVRRKEGKKAKK, from the coding sequence ATGTCTCGTATTGGTAATAAACCAGTAGCATTACCTTCTGGTGTTGAAGTAATTGTTGCTGAAAATAACTTAGTTACTGTAAAAGGACCTAAAGGGGAACTTACACGTACATTTAACTCAAACATGCAATTTAATGTTGAAGGGAACGAAGTAACTGTAGTTCGTCCTGACGATCAAAAAACTAATAAAATGTTACACGGAACAACTCGTGCTTTATTAAATAACATGGTTGTTGGTGTTTCAGAAGGATTCACTCGTGAATTAGAAATTATCGGGGTTGGATACCGTGCTCAAAAACAAGGAGAAAAACTTGTATTAAGTGCTGGATATTCTCACCCAGTAGAAATGGAAGCACCAGCAGGTGTGACTGTTGAAGTACCTAACAATACAACTGTAGTTGTTAAAGGTATCGATAAACAAGTAGTTGGAGAATTCGCAGCTAATATCCGTGCGGTACGTGCTCCAGAACCTTATAAAGGAAAAGGTATCCGTTATAAAGGTGAACAAGTACGCCGTAAAGAAGGTAAAAAAGCTAAAAAATAA
- the rplR gene encoding 50S ribosomal protein L18, translating into MIKKVSRNELRKQRHYRVRAKVTGTAERPRLNVFRSSKHIYAQIIDDVTGTTLVSASTLDKDLNIASTGNVEAAKAVGAAVAKRASEKNITAVVFDRGGYIYHGRVAALAEAARENGLQF; encoded by the coding sequence ATGATTAAGAAAGTATCACGTAATGAGTTACGTAAACAAAGACATTATCGTGTACGTGCTAAAGTTACAGGAACTGCAGAGCGCCCACGCTTAAATGTTTTCCGCTCTAGCAAACACATTTATGCGCAAATCATTGACGATGTAACTGGTACTACATTAGTTAGTGCATCAACTTTAGATAAAGATTTAAATATCGCTTCTACAGGAAATGTTGAAGCAGCTAAAGCAGTTGGAGCAGCAGTTGCAAAACGCGCTTCAGAAAAAAATATCACAGCAGTTGTTTTCGACCGTGGAGGATATATCTATCACGGACGTGTTGCAGCATTAGCTGAAGCAGCTCGTGAAAATGGATTACAATTCTAA
- the rpsE gene encoding 30S ribosomal protein S5 → MRQIIDPSNLTLEERVVTINRVTKVVKGGRRFRFAALVVVGDKNGHVGFGTGKAQEVPEAIKKAVESAKKNLIYVPIVGTTIPHQITGEFGSGSVLLKPASAGTGVIAGGPVRNVLELAGVQDILSKSLGSNTPINMVRATINGLENLKTVERVAELRGKTVEEILG, encoded by the coding sequence ATGCGTCAAATCATTGACCCTAGTAACTTAACACTTGAAGAACGTGTTGTTACTATTAATCGTGTAACAAAAGTAGTTAAAGGTGGACGTCGTTTCCGTTTTGCTGCTCTAGTTGTTGTCGGTGACAAAAATGGTCACGTAGGTTTCGGTACTGGTAAAGCTCAAGAAGTACCAGAAGCAATTAAAAAAGCAGTTGAAAGTGCTAAAAAGAACTTAATCTATGTACCTATCGTTGGAACTACAATTCCTCACCAAATCACTGGTGAATTCGGTTCAGGTAGCGTATTATTAAAACCTGCTTCTGCCGGTACTGGAGTTATCGCTGGTGGACCTGTACGTAACGTATTAGAGTTAGCTGGAGTACAAGATATCCTATCAAAATCTTTAGGATCTAACACACCAATCAACATGGTGCGTGCAACAATCAACGGTTTAGAAAATTTAAAAACAGTTGAACGTGTAGCTGAATTACGCGGTAAAACTGTTGAAGAAATCTTAGGATAA
- the rpmD gene encoding 50S ribosomal protein L30: MAKELHITLTRSVIGQNESQRATVQALGLRKMNQTVVKADNVAVRGMINKVSHLVTVEEK; encoded by the coding sequence ATGGCTAAAGAATTACACATTACTTTAACACGTAGTGTAATCGGTCAAAATGAATCTCAACGTGCAACAGTTCAAGCTCTTGGTTTACGTAAAATGAATCAAACAGTTGTTAAAGCTGACAACGTAGCTGTTCGCGGTATGATTAATAAAGTATCTCATTTAGTGACTGTAGAAGAGAAATAA
- the rplO gene encoding 50S ribosomal protein L15 translates to MKLHELTYTEGSRKDRKRIGRGHGSGQGKTAGKGHKGQNARSGGGVRIGFEGGQTPLFRRLPKRGFTNINRKEYAIVNLDQLNKFEDGTIVTAELLLETGVIKKLHSGVKVLGQGQLEKKLTVKAAKFSKTAEERIGALGGSIEVV, encoded by the coding sequence GTGAAATTACATGAGTTAACTTATACTGAAGGGTCTCGTAAAGATAGAAAACGTATCGGTCGTGGTCACGGTTCTGGTCAAGGTAAAACTGCAGGTAAAGGACACAAAGGACAAAACGCTCGTTCAGGTGGTGGAGTTCGTATCGGATTCGAAGGTGGTCAAACTCCTTTATTCCGTCGTTTACCAAAACGTGGATTTACAAACATTAACCGTAAAGAGTACGCTATCGTTAATTTAGATCAATTAAATAAATTCGAAGACGGAACAATTGTTACTGCAGAACTTTTATTAGAAACTGGAGTAATCAAAAAATTACATTCTGGGGTTAAAGTTTTAGGACAAGGACAATTAGAGAAGAAATTAACTGTTAAAGCAGCTAAATTCTCAAAAACAGCAGAAGAACGTATTGGAGCTCTAGGTGGATCAATCGAGGTGGTATAA
- the secY gene encoding preprotein translocase subunit SecY: protein MATFSKIWKNADLRKRILFTLMIFIVYRLGSYIPVPTINTSVLEASAQTPMLGFIDTLSGGALKRFSLFAMSISPYITASIIIQLLQMDVIPILSEWAKEGETGKRKLNQLTRYVTLVLAFVQAITMAIGFDLMYGGVLLESHSILTYLYIALTMTAGTAVMIFLADQITSKGIGNGTSMIIVAGILSRVPYMLNDLYTKYLVNITLSNVLAFISVLALLLLTIIAVIYLQSATRKLPIQYANRHNSAQLSGRKDSFIPLKLNSAGVIPVIFSVSLVSLPLTVVSFLPESGVTKWITTIFDYTQPIGFILYVVLIVAFTYFYAFVQVSPEKVAENLKKQGSYIPGVRPGADTEEYLSKVLSRITFIGAIYLVVIAGLPILFGAITDLPSSVEIGGTSLLIVVGVAIETAKQIQTKTMDQKYRGFIK, encoded by the coding sequence ATGGCTACTTTCAGTAAAATATGGAAGAACGCTGATTTACGAAAAAGGATTCTATTTACGTTAATGATTTTTATCGTTTATCGTTTAGGATCTTATATTCCTGTGCCAACCATCAACACTTCTGTGTTAGAAGCCTCTGCTCAAACTCCTATGCTTGGGTTTATTGATACATTAAGTGGAGGGGCATTAAAACGATTTTCATTGTTTGCAATGTCTATCTCTCCTTATATTACTGCATCAATTATTATTCAGTTGCTTCAAATGGATGTTATCCCTATTTTGTCTGAATGGGCAAAAGAAGGTGAAACTGGTAAGCGTAAGTTAAATCAATTAACACGCTATGTCACGTTAGTACTTGCCTTTGTACAAGCTATTACAATGGCAATTGGTTTCGACTTAATGTATGGAGGAGTTTTATTAGAAAGTCATTCTATTTTAACTTATCTATATATCGCTCTAACGATGACAGCAGGTACTGCTGTTATGATTTTCCTTGCTGATCAAATAACTAGCAAGGGAATTGGTAATGGTACATCAATGATTATCGTGGCAGGTATTTTATCTCGTGTTCCATATATGCTAAACGATTTATACACGAAATACTTGGTAAATATAACACTTTCAAATGTATTAGCATTTATTTCAGTGCTTGCACTATTGCTTTTAACAATTATTGCTGTTATATATTTACAAAGCGCAACTAGAAAATTACCAATTCAATATGCAAATAGACATAATTCAGCTCAGTTATCAGGACGAAAAGATTCATTTATCCCATTGAAGTTAAATTCAGCAGGTGTAATTCCAGTAATCTTCTCGGTTTCATTAGTGAGTTTACCGTTAACTGTAGTATCGTTTCTTCCTGAATCAGGAGTTACGAAATGGATTACAACAATTTTTGACTACACACAACCAATTGGATTTATTTTATATGTTGTATTAATCGTTGCTTTCACTTACTTCTACGCTTTCGTACAAGTAAGTCCTGAAAAAGTGGCTGAAAACCTTAAAAAACAAGGATCTTATATTCCAGGCGTTCGTCCGGGTGCGGATACTGAAGAATATCTATCTAAAGTATTATCACGTATCACTTTTATTGGAGCTATTTATCTAGTTGTTATTGCGGGTCTACCAATCTTATTTGGCGCAATCACTGATTTACCTAGTAGTGTAGAAATTGGTGGTACTAGCTTACTGATTGTTGTAGGAGTTGCAATTGAAACTGCTAAGCAAATCCAAACAAAAACAATGGATCAAAAATATAGAGGATTCATCAAATAA
- a CDS encoding adenylate kinase — protein MKIVFMGPPGAGKGTQAEKIIETYQIPHISTGDMFRKAIKDQTELGMEAKRYMDQGALVPDHVTIGIVKDRLSESDCKSGFLLDGFPRTVDQAKALDEILTSLDSKIDYVINIDVDLNILKERLTGRRICRSCGATYHKIFNPSAVEGVCDKCGGELYQRKDDNEETVGNRLDVYVNQTKPLLDYYSLAGNLVNINGQQSIDLVFEEIQNVLGGNN, from the coding sequence ATGAAAATCGTATTTATGGGGCCTCCAGGTGCTGGTAAAGGTACTCAAGCAGAAAAAATTATTGAAACTTATCAAATTCCACATATCTCAACTGGTGATATGTTTAGGAAAGCGATAAAAGACCAAACTGAATTAGGTATGGAAGCTAAACGTTACATGGATCAAGGTGCACTTGTACCTGACCATGTTACAATTGGTATAGTAAAGGATCGCTTGTCTGAATCAGATTGCAAGTCGGGATTCCTGTTAGATGGTTTTCCACGAACAGTAGATCAGGCAAAAGCCTTAGATGAAATACTGACTTCGCTTGATTCAAAGATTGATTATGTAATTAATATTGATGTTGATTTAAATATTCTTAAAGAGCGCTTAACAGGACGTCGTATTTGTCGTTCTTGTGGAGCAACTTATCATAAAATCTTCAATCCATCTGCAGTTGAGGGTGTTTGCGACAAATGTGGTGGCGAATTATATCAACGTAAAGATGATAATGAAGAAACGGTTGGTAATCGCTTAGATGTTTACGTTAATCAAACTAAACCATTATTAGATTATTACTCTTTAGCAGGAAATCTTGTTAATATTAATGGTCAGCAATCAATTGATCTTGTATTTGAAGAGATTCAAAACGTACTCGGAGGCAATAATTAA
- the map gene encoding type I methionyl aminopeptidase: protein MIICKTPREIEIMREAGRIVALAHHEVQKHIKPGVTTKHLDKIVEDVIRSQGAIPSFKGYHGFPASICASVNDELVHGIPGNRVLKEGDIISIDIGAKYNGYHGDSAWTYPVGKISDEAQHLLDVTKESLFIGLEFAKANNRLSDISHAIQTYVESHNYSIVREYAGHGVGQDLHEDPSIPHYGPPGRGPRLKTGMTLAIEPMVNFGERYVRTLADNWTVVTRDKSICAHFEHTVVITDDGYEILTKL, encoded by the coding sequence ATGATTATTTGTAAGACTCCACGCGAAATTGAAATTATGCGAGAAGCTGGGCGTATTGTTGCTTTGGCTCATCATGAGGTCCAAAAACACATTAAACCTGGCGTAACAACAAAACATTTAGATAAAATTGTTGAGGATGTTATTCGCAGTCAAGGCGCTATACCTTCTTTTAAAGGTTATCATGGATTCCCTGCAAGTATTTGTGCATCAGTTAATGATGAGCTTGTACATGGTATACCAGGAAATCGTGTACTAAAAGAAGGAGATATTATCTCAATTGACATTGGTGCAAAATATAATGGATACCACGGAGATTCAGCTTGGACTTATCCAGTTGGTAAAATCTCAGATGAAGCTCAACATTTACTTGATGTTACAAAAGAATCATTATTTATCGGTTTAGAATTTGCAAAAGCGAATAATCGTTTATCTGATATTTCTCATGCGATTCAAACGTATGTAGAATCTCATAATTATTCAATTGTTCGTGAGTATGCGGGTCATGGTGTCGGTCAAGATCTCCATGAAGATCCTTCTATTCCACATTACGGACCTCCAGGACGAGGACCAAGATTGAAAACAGGTATGACTTTAGCTATTGAACCTATGGTTAATTTTGGTGAGAGATACGTTCGTACTCTTGCTGATAATTGGACTGTAGTAACAAGAGATAAGAGTATCTGTGCTCATTTTGAACATACTGTTGTCATCACTGACGATGGATATGAAATATTAACTAAGTTATAA
- the infA gene encoding translation initiation factor IF-1: MAKQDVIEVEATVIDNLPNAMFKVELENGHQLIAHVSGKIRMNFIRILPGDKVTVELSPYDLTRGRITYRHK; the protein is encoded by the coding sequence ATGGCTAAGCAAGACGTTATTGAAGTAGAAGCTACCGTTATCGATAATTTGCCAAATGCTATGTTTAAAGTAGAATTAGAAAATGGTCATCAATTAATAGCTCACGTTTCTGGTAAAATCCGTATGAACTTCATTCGTATTTTACCAGGTGATAAAGTAACAGTAGAATTATCTCCTTATGATTTAACACGTGGGCGCATTACATATCGTCATAAATAG
- the rpmJ gene encoding 50S ribosomal protein L36 has protein sequence MKVRPSVKPICDKCKVIRRKGKVMVICENPKHKQKQG, from the coding sequence ATGAAAGTAAGACCATCTGTAAAACCTATCTGCGATAAATGTAAAGTTATTCGCCGTAAAGGTAAAGTAATGGTAATTTGTGAAAATCCAAAACATAAACAAAAACAAGGATAA
- the rpsM gene encoding 30S ribosomal protein S13 — MARIAGIDIPRDKRVVISLTYIYGIGKPTAQQILAAAGVSEDTRVRDLTEDELNRIRTEVDKLKVEGDLRREISLNIKRLMEIASFRGVRHRRSLPVRGQNTKNNARTRKGPRKTVANKKK, encoded by the coding sequence ATGGCACGTATTGCTGGTATCGATATTCCTCGCGATAAACGCGTTGTAATTTCATTAACATACATCTACGGAATCGGTAAACCAACAGCTCAACAAATTTTAGCTGCAGCTGGTGTATCTGAAGATACACGTGTACGCGATTTAACTGAAGATGAGTTAAACCGTATTCGTACTGAAGTAGATAAATTAAAAGTAGAAGGTGACTTACGTCGTGAAATCTCATTAAACATCAAACGTTTAATGGAAATTGCGTCATTCCGTGGTGTTCGCCACCGTCGTAGCTTACCAGTACGCGGACAAAACACTAAAAATAATGCGCGTACTCGTAAAGGTCCACGTAAAACAGTTGCTAATAAGAAAAAATAG